The genomic DNA CACAGGTCCTTCAGCCCATCCTGCACACTGCAGTCCAGGGAGTGTTCCAAGCGTCCAGGCTCAGGTGACCACATCTCATCTCTAGGTGTGAAACAACTCACAGGTGTGATGCTAAAGCACCAACAGAGATTTTGAGAAATTACCAAGGTGAAACTTACTAAAGGAAAGCAATGGGAAAATATCCTACCTAAAGGGAGAAAAAGCTCACCAGATTCTCAGAACAACAGACAGGGTTTCAACATTTCCTAGGCTTCTAGGAGTTTAAAGAAAGccatccttttcttcttcttcttttttttttttttttttttttgctgaagttGCTTTGATTTGGATCAGATTTTTCCACTATAATTTTTAGTCTGAGGCAAATTAACTACAATCATTGAACGCTTGTTCAAAGGTCTGACCAGTCTCCTtgtctcattaaaaaaagaaaaactaattaaaatctgtttttagaagggaatggctttatttttaaaaaatgtttttaaaatgtgagccatttttaaagtctttattgaatttgttacaatattgcttctgttgtctttgtttgtttgtttttcctggcctcaaggcatgtggcatgtggatcttagctccccttgGATGGGACCCttaccccctgcactggagggcaaagtcttaaccactggatcaccagggaagtcccgagaatAGCTTTAAATACCACAGTTTCCACACTTACTTGATTTCTACATCACATCGAAGAAGGCTTTAGCACCTTCGTCAGATTGAGtatgaggaaaatgaagagtCTGTATCAAAGTTTATAACTGACAGTTAAATTGTATTATAATAGCACAATTCTTCTGTACAAGTCAAAAGACACCTGAGGAGTTTGATTTCACCTGAAACCTTTAAGTGAACTTTGTCCTTCTGCTCAGGGGTTCAGCCTCCCTTTTGCTATGTACTAATGAACTGGATCACTGATGTCGAATGGAAGACCTGTAAGAAGTAGAgcattttagaactgaaaaagacCAGAGGCTTCATCTCGCTCAGGCCCCTCATTTTTGATGAGAACCCAAAGTTGGAACATGAGCGATTGCCCCGGGCCACCCAACTAGTCAGTTTCTCTGATAGCCCCCACTTGTCACCCTCGGCAGACTCCCAGTGCTTGGCCAGCGCACATCACAAGCAGCTGCAGAAAATAGCTGTCCTGGTGCCAAATTCTTATCTGCTGGTGTCCTTCAGATCGGGTGGGCTGAATGCCAACGGGAAACTCAGAGTCTGTGAATTCTAATCCTGGACAGTTCTGGTCATAGGGTCTTAAATTTCCCTCCAGAGCCGAGGTCCTGGGACAGATCAAGTATGACTGGGTGCATCTGAATCCACGCAGATGGTTGGTGCTGTTTATAATCTCAATATGTTATAATGGCCGTAGAGTCAATCTACCCGCTGTTCTATCCAGCTGTCGTGACCATATAGATATATTTTAGAGACCTATTCTCCAAATGAGCTAGATGTGTTGCTTGTTGTGCAAATCAATACCCTGAAGatttcaaaattctgaaaaggCCAATCCCTTTAGAGGAGAATTGAAACACAGTCAGAGTTAAAGGCTGAGATTTTTCAGATTTATGGAAAAATAAGGGGCTCTGAATGGTCAGGGACTTAGCATTTTCTCCTACATGCTGAGAAAATGACTCTTCCCAGATGGTTATCTCAGTGTGATGATAATGGTGATAGGAACGCTGATACTaatagatgaacatttgttgatgACCAGGCACTAAGTGTTTGATAGTCACTGTGGCTTTGAACCTTCATAAACAACCCTCTCAGGTAGGTTCTATTATATCTTCATTCTACAAGTGAGGAAATTGAGATTCAGTGATTTTAAGTCACTGGTAAGAGTCCATGCTCTCCACTGCCATACTGGCTGTGAACTTCAGCCTCTTGACCAGTACTGGAAGCTCTTCATAACTTATAGTTCTTTCTGGGACGTCTTTCCCCTACCTTGTCTTCCAGCCTCACCTGTCAGctctctgggaagccttccacGATGATCCAAGGCTGTGTGTTATACCCTGCCTCCTGAAAGGCCATGTCCCTCCAAAGCGTGCAGCACCCCGTACTTCACAGATCAGTCCATCTgactgtttctcttttcctttatggttctTTGAGGCCGGCAGCTGTCATTCATTTCACTCTACCCAATGTTGTCCTGGCCCATTGCGGATGACCTATAAGTGTTTCTTGAATAAATGGATGATGTGGAAACTGACAATAAgtttcagttatctattgctgagTCATAAACCACCCCCAgtttagtagcttaaaacaactcTATTACTAATGCAtgcgtgctgagtcgcttcagtagtgtttgactctgtgtgacccctatggactgtagcctgccaggctcctctgtccttgggatttttctggcaagaatactggagtgagttgccatttccttctccaggggatcttcctgacccagggatcgaacccacgactcctgtgtcttctgcattgcaggcggattctttacctgctgagccatcagggaagcccttgttattATTATCTCTCACAATTCTGTGCATGGGGAATTAGGGCAGGGCCCAGTGGGACTGGCTTACTTCTGCTGTCCGTTCTCTGTGGCTTCTTCATTTGCCACAATATGCGTCAGAGTTGCCTCTGCTGGGATCATCTGTCTCACTGACCTGGCTTTCAGCAAGGCTCCTCCATTCTTAGGTGTAGACTCAAGGTTTCTCTCTTTGTCCTGTGGCCTCTCCATGTGGTCCCTTCAGGAAGGTGGTTGGGATTCTCATGTGAAAGCTCCAGGATCCCAAATAAGTACAAGCAGAAGTGGCTGGTCCTTAAGGCTCAGGCCCAGAACTGTCAGAGAGTCACTTCCACCACCTTCTATTGGTTACAGCAGATCACTGGACCAGCCCTACACAAGGGGCCTGGTTCATCAGGGACCATCTTTGGTGATTAGATACCCCATCATCCAGTGGGACCTAACCCATCCCAACCCAAGCCTCCAAATAAATGGTGTTGGTCGGAAGAGGGCCTAGGCAGAGAAGGTAGATAGCTGAACCTATTCCACCACCAACATTTAAGGGAAAACCTGTAATTAAAGCCCATGAAAGTTAGGGATTTCCAGAGATTTCTGTCTGTGTAAACAGCCAGCCATACAGGGCCTGGTCAGAAACACCTCAGGTGTTCTGTTTAGAACATAACACACAGCCCATGTCCAGCAAGGCAGAGGTCTGAGACAGCATTAGGACTGTGCTCTTTCCTCTCCTGAcagcttcttccttttctctgtgtATATCTGGTTTACCCATCTTGACCCATCAGGCTCCTGAGGCCTTGGTTTGAAGCCCCTCAAGCACTGTCCTTGCAATTTTGATTCTCCTTAATTGGATTTAGCCTGAGGTGTTTCTGCTATTACTTTGCACAGATAATATGCTGTCCAACTGCCTGGCTCTTAAAACAGTTTCTTTAAGGATCAGCCAAGTGCCTTAGACCTCATGTCactgagttttttattttatgggaTCCTTCTTTGCATTTGAAGATGCTTGCTTCCAAAGCAtttgatggctcagtgataaagaatctgcctaccaatgcaagagatgtgggttagatccctgggtgaaatggcaacctatttcagtattcttgcttggaaaaatcccactgacagagaagcctggtgggctacagcccatgggtcacaaagagttggacacgacttagcaactaaacatcaacaaCCAAAGCATTTGAGGATtctctgggtttttgttgttgtttgtttttgtttcttttctactcTAATTATGCATGTCCAGGCATTTAGTTGCTTTAGTGATGTGCCCAGTATAAGTTAATCGATATTATCATGAATAAATGTATCTTTCCCTACTTGGCAAAcctacagataaaaataaattctttattgaGGACCACTAAAAGCAATGCCCGTATTtccttaaataaatttatttattagtatGATATAGAGAAATTTATTTAAGGGAATATGGGCATTGCTTTTAGTGGTCCtcaataaagaatttatttttatctgtaggTTTACCAAGTAGGCTTTATTAGTAtaatatacggagaaggcaatggcaacccactccagtactcttgcctggaaaatcccatggacggaggggcctggtgggctgcagtccatggggtcgctaggaggactgagcgacttcactttcacttttcactttcatgcattggagaaggaaatggcaacccactccagtgttcttgcctggagaatcccaggcactgcggagcctggtgggctgccgtctatggggtcgcacagagttggacacgactgaagtgacttagcagcagcagcagcagcagtatgatatAATGGCTGTGATTCTAATATAGCCATAAGAGAATATTAATATATGGACAAAAGAAAAAGGGATTTTGAGGTCTTGAACTTTGGccatcactttccctttcatctgaAAAAGGGGGCCAGTCCTGAGGCTACCAAATTAAGAGCctggaggagacaggagagatgGGAATGAGGAAGAAAGAGCAGGAAGTGATACAAAGAGCCTTCCGCCTCCATGGAACCATGCACGTGCTGGTCCAGCTGCTTTCCCTGAGAGATACAGGAAGAATGTATGGAGAAAGCGTTGCATGGAGAAAGTCCTTCACATCTAAGCTATCATCCTAACCTCTCATCCTAAGccattccctgatggctcagatggtaaagaatctgcctgcaacacagaagacctgtgtttgatccttgggttaggaagatcccctggagaagggaatggctatgcactttagtattcttgcctggagagttccatggacagaggagcctgacaggctatagtccatggtgtcacaaagaatcggacatgactgagcaactaacactttcacttaaccTCTCTAGAGAATCTTTCTGATCGAGTGTTTGCTTCTATATCCAATGTAGATTTTATCTACAGGCTCCTGTCCTACTGAGATGATCACAAAATCAAGAAAACATCAATCTTATCAATTGATAAGCCTTAGGAATTAtctaggccagtggttctcaaacttttctttgcttctgtcttttttgacattaaaaaaaaatttttttttaaaccctgaaaagcttttgtttatgtggctTCTATCTGTTGATATTTACTGGATTAGAATTAAaacctgagagaaaatatttgttaattcatttaaaaataataaggaagTAATTACATGTGAATGTAAATAACATATTTTCAATTATAATAACTGTATTTTCCCAAACAGTTGAATGGGCAAAGGgcaaaaagttttatatttatgcAAGTCTCTTCAATATCTGACAATAGAAGATAGCTGAACTCTCATTTCTACTTTCTACATCAATTTGTTGTGATATGTTATTTTGATTGACGTATATGAAGAAAACCCAGCCTTACACAGATATGTAGTTGTAAAGGGAAGAAGTATTTTAATGGCTGTTTTAGGTCATTGTGGATATTCTTTTGATATAACACCAAGGCTCCTTGAATCTAGCTTCTGAAAGGTTGGTTGCAATACAGAATCATATCAATGAAAATTTTATACTCTATTATATCAAAATCCATTGGACTATCTTGCACtcctaaatgaatttttttttaacccatggATAAGTTTTGATGGTGAGTGgtttgatctttattttttaagagaaaaccaAATGAACATTTCTCCTTAGTGACAACAAAAAGAAAGGTCAATATAGGAAAACTGGTGTGGTGTAAAAGTACAAGGTGATAAAAGTGGCAGGGGGGAATGACAACAAATTCTCAGGAGAGTGAAAGACATCTGAACTACTcgtagaggaaaggaaagaaatcaaagcttcaatttgtttttaattggcaCTTATGGAACATTGCCTAGGTGTTTAATAGAATTATTGTATTTAATCCACTTTTAATACTTTTGGGGATATAGGACGTATTATTCTCATCtcacaatcctaaaggaaatcagtcctgaatattcattggaaggactgatgctgaagctgaaactccaatactttagccacctgatgcgaagaactgagtcattggaaaagattctgatgttgggaaagattgagggcaggaggagaaggggataacagaggatgagatggttgaatggcatcactgactctatggacatgagtttgagcaagctccgggagttggtgatggacagggaggcctagcatgctgcagtccatggggtcccaaggagttggacatgactgagtgactgaactgattctcatCTCACAGTGAAGAAAGTGCATGAGGATGCTGAGCTGTGAAACGGTGGGACTAGACTGAAATCAGCTACATATGACATGGCAACtttcaggctttttaaaaaattgagtttttaataattccaaaagtaaatatataacaTTGGGTtatccaaaaagttcatttgtatttttctatgtaagagcttatggaaaaacccaaatgaactttttggccaactcgaTATATAAACTTTCTtaataaacaaagtaaaaaatacaagTTTCTTGCTCCTTGTTCCCCTCTTCTCCACATGTTTACTGATAAGAGTAATAATCAATATAAATACCATATTTTCACCCAACTGAAAGCTGCTCCATAAGCAATGAAGGACCCCAAAGTTGATCTGTAACCCATCTTGGTGATAGAAGAACCACAAGGGCTGAGAAAATTCAAGGCACTAGTACTTAGTGCTAATTAGGTTTATCTATACcattatattggagaaggcaatggcaacccactccagtactcttgcctggaaaatcccatggacggaggagcttggtaggctgcagtccatggggtctctaagagtcgggcacaactgagcgacttcactttcacttttcactttcgtgcattggagaaggaaatggtaacccactccagcattcttgcctggagaatcccagggacagaggagcctagtgggctgccgtctatggggtcgctcagagtcggacacgactgaagcgactgagcagcagcagcagcaacaccattATATATAGATTTCAAGTTCTGGCTACTTTCTAGACCTTCTTAGAGTCATTGGATTTCAAGAAATTTTATGGATCATTTTTCACCAttgtgggagagagaaaaaaagataataaaaatgacaaaatagtgTAGAAAAGGAGATGAATGGtggctttttgttgtttagtcactaagttgtgtccgactcttttgcgaccccatggactgcagcccatctggctcctctgtccatgagatttcccaggcaagaatactggagtgggttgccattttcttctccaggggatctgcccaacccagagacagaacctgggtctcctgcactggcaggtggattctttaccactgagccacctgagaagcctgaatGGTGGGTAGTTAATACAAAGATGCAAGCATTCTGATCATCCTCAGGTAGATAAACAGAAGTGCCCAACAAAAAGATAATAGCCAGGTGCCCAGGTACAAAGGTGGTGCCCGTAAGTTAGATGCTTGGCAATGAGAAGTCAATTATGAACTTTCCTGGGTTTTGTCTTTCCagacattaggaaaaaaaaagtgttagccAAGCTATTTACCTACTACCTATTAAAATAGGATGTGTtccatttagttctttttatAGAGGGGAGatgtctttcttatttatttttgacttatGAAGATTTTATTGCCAGAGGGAAAAAAGCTGCGcctgtaaaaaaaaatctccacttTAAATTGTAATGGTCATTGTCACTATCTGTTGAAGGAGATATCAGACTGAAATAAAGTTGTAACTTGAAGCTTGGTGCAAAAGAAAATGCCCCAAATCAATTCTTCATCCACAACCAAGAGAAACGcctaaatgtttcaaaattacaGTGCCGAAAGTATTTCATGTAGAATATTCATCTTAGGAAGAGCCTGTGAAAggggatttttgttctttttgattgAGTCAGTCTCACTAATAATAATGCTTTGGTCCCTCAAAAAGCCCCCGGAAAAGTATTTTTCAATTTACTCATTTGATTTGTTATTCAGtactttttacatttcttaacCTTTCTTCCTTCAACTTTTCTCTCACAGTAGTATAATCAAATCGAAATAACCCTAAGGACAAActtacttctctttttttaatttgctgatttcCCCAGTCCCAATTCCTGTTTATCCAGCCCAAATCCCTAAAAGAAACtgatgaagggaaaaaagaaggaaggctTTGGGATGTCTTTCTATCCCTTAGAGCACATAGTAATCACCATATTCACTGGAGATCGAGAAAGGACAGTTCAAGGTACTCTAGGCCTCTCCCAGCAGCAACCCTTGCCCAGAAGTTTGAGCAATTTATACTGATTCATTTGGACTTACTAGAAATTGGCCTCTCCTCTTTTTTTAACTACATAATTCTTGGCATTGAACTTCTTACTGAAACCATGGGGCAAAAAATTCTTGAGAaagttttttctcttctctataaATTATTAGGTTATCAAGTGCAATAAAAAAATGAGCTTGCAGAGAACACCACTCTGGATATGTGAATCATGAAAGCACCCccttcttgggggtggggggcagaggaggggcagaAAATCTGTGGGTTTGCCCCTGAAGTGTCCTGAAAGGATATAATCATGGtaacacacattttaaatattttatttatgaaaatgtgCCCTAATATATTTCCTTGTTTATCCAATTGCTTTTTCCTGCTTATATTCACTGCAAgtggtctttttcttttcttttctgtctctgtttctacTCTGGTGGGGGGCACTTTTCTCTCACTGTTTTAATCCAGGCATCTCAAAACAGGACCCAGTCTTGAAGAATGGATTCCTGAAATGTCCCACCTGTTTAAAGTGGTACCACCTGTTTAAAGTGGCTCCCCCCCCCCTTAAAATGTTCCCTTTTACCAAAGTCTTCCCTTCTGTTTCCTTCAGTCATCAATAAGCCTTTAGGACACGGCTCACTGCCTTAGAAAGGATGCTTAAACACTGCTGTCACTTTTATTCCTGATGACCATCTTCTGAGGCAGCCACTGTTACTACCCTATTTTGtagatggggaaagtgaggcTGAGGGGAGTTGCATAGTCACCAGTCTGTGGGGGGTGTGCCTGAGCTTGGATCCCAAGGTAGCTTCTGCAGACTTTCAGGTTCACATTATAAGCTAGGACACTGCCTCCTTTCCTTTAAAACGACCTCATTTGCTGGCAGCTTTGTAAAAGACCTCGACTCAGGTCTGGCTTCCAGCAGACACCCAACTCCGAAGAAGCTGGGTCCCCAAAACTGGCCTaagtgggcttcccgggtggctcagacggtaaagaatctgcttccaatgcaggagacctgggttcgattcctgggtcaggaaggttccctggagaagggaatagcagctcacttcagtactcttgcctggagaatcccgcaggtagaggagcctggcaggctacagtccttggggtcacaaagagtcagacaaaactgagcaactaacacgcacACGAAGTGCCTTTAGCCACCATGGCAAGGTTTCCTGTCACTAGTTACTCCCAAGTACTCCTTTAATCAGAGATCCTTGATGCCAGGGAAAGCTCCTGCCAGCTTCTGCCACTGAAGACTGGATCCTGAGGGCTGGATCCCCCACCGGGATATGAACAAAAGCCCCAGAAAATCCTGCTAGAAACCAGTTCTCCAGAGTTTGGGTTCGGTTTAGTGCAACACAGGAAACCATGCTCCCTCACTTCCCTCTCACCTCCTAAACTCCAgctatattttctctctctggtaAGTGAACTGCCTTTTGATTTCATAAAATAATGGACACACCCCAAATTGGGCATTTGTTTAGTTTCATCCTTCacacttttctaaatttttaaggTTCTACAAAGAGAATGCTCCTCTGTAAAAAGACCTGCATTTAAAAACCCTGTGATGGGTTTCCCCAGTTATTACTTCCTGTGAAAATTGCGGGTGGCTGGATCAAAAGtctatataaacattaaaaaaaaaacacaaaactctcCTGAAATACAAATCAGTGCCAGTTAGACCCAAGACTCATCCCTACTTTGGATGTGTTGGCTGTAGGGAGTTCTTGAACTACTTGCAATTGTTAGCACTGTAGTGTCTTTTAGGCTGGAGAaattctcgtgtgtgtgtgtgtgtgtgtgtgtgtgtgtgtgtgtgtaagaaagaAGTGCACCTATATTGCTTTGAAGAGTGTATACCTTTCTTTCCACGTGGCCCTGACCCCAAAAGACTATTAAGGGCCTTACAAGCCTCTAGTCCCTGGCTTCCAAGAACCCTTGCCTTACGAAGAGGAATCAGAATCAAAGAAAAGCAGAGTTATACTTAAAATTGCAGCGATCCAAACCTGATCAACCCCTCCGCCTCCAACAATGACCCAATTCCCACACAGAGCCAAAGGGCAGCTTTAAATTAATTCCCGGACCAAACAGCCACGGGCAAAAAGACCACATTTTGACGCCCCAGGGCACTTTTCACAATGCgttttattattcataaaaaaataaatttatttacatttgctAATTATTGTGGTAGTGCTGCCTGGGGCAGCGGCGCGTTCCGCCGCATCATGGTCTCTAGTACGGAACAGCCTCCGCGCCCCATCCCGCCCGGAGGAAGAATGGGGGCGCCGAGAGGTGGAGTCGGAGGCGGGTGCCACCGGAGGGGGAAGCCAGGTGGGGACAGTTgggagtgaggggtggggagggggcctgcAAGTAGgtgtgggaggagggagcagagggaggtGCCCAAGCAGACGCGAGCCAGGTCGGTGAGGAGAGGCGGATGGGAGGCTCAAGCCTTAGAAGGGGAGGGGGCACACCTAAGCCTGGTTAAGGGGAGATGCTCGCCTCGGGGGACGGAGGGGCGTCACTGGCCCCCGGAAGCACGACCGCAGGGAGCGCTCCGGGCAGACCCGGTAGGGTGGGTCTCTGCGATCGCGCTCCCACCTCTCCCCAAACTGGCAGGGCATCGTGCGTCCGGCCCAGAGGGAGCAACCCTGTGCGATACAATTCTGGCCCAGGTGTGCCGCGCTCCTCTCTTTGCAACTTAAAAACACACCCCGATGTAGGGTCTGGCGTGAAGACTTCGGTCTTTGAAGCCGGTTGTCCAGAGCGCGTCTGACCATGGTCTAACCgtgagaagcctgggcagtgCAAAGTCGTGCCATCACACGGTAGATCTGGCTCAGTTTGGAAACTAAACCCTAGGCGGCTGCGCGCTGGGCTCTGACTGTACCGCGGGGGTAGTCTATACAGCTAAAGCCCGAGGCTTGATCTGGGTCCGCGTGTAGTGTCGTCGCCCAGACCCTCGGCAGCAGAGCCGTCTGCGCCCTGCGATGCCAGGCTCACTGCCGACACCTGGgaactgcccaccccacccccaacccccccaaTGCTCGCCACCTGTCCAGTTCACGGTCCTGGCTGGGGGAGTCTGGGAGAATCCAATGGAACGTTCTTCCCGTTCTTGGGGCTTCTCACActgtctccctcctctccctcgtCCCCAAATCCGTGTGCTCAACCAACAATTCCAAGTGAGTTAGAGTTCGGTCTAAGCGGTGGTCCCACATAATCTGTTGGCCGCGGAGACTTCTTTGGTGTCAGAGTCGGGTCGTCCGGAGACCACAAATGGCCACGTCTGTAAACCAGAAAGAACATCAGATACCGGAGAAACGATCATTTCAAACCGAAACCGCTCTCCAAAAGAAACCCCGGGATATCCCTGGCTTTGTGTAGCTCCGATTTTATCAGTATTCTGGGAATTTTTCGCGTCTTCTCTCTAAACCAAGACTTTAATTTTACTGGATTTTGATCACGTAAGAAGGGAGTTTTCCGTTCCTGCTGTCCTCACGGTGATTCCGAGAAATTTGCATGAATTTGGGATTTTGTGGCTTAGTTCCCttccccccaaacacacacacacacacacacacacacacacacacacacacacccatcagcCATTCACTCCAAGAAGGAACTGGGATATGATCTTTCTCAAGCCGGGAGAGTTGGCAGGTCGGAGAGGGACTTTCCAGACAAATCCCGTTTGGGGAAACCTCTGCTATTCAAGAATTGAAAAAACCCAAAGGCTTTTAAAAAGGTCTCggtcttccctccctcctttcagaAAGTAGGGCTGGTTGATTTAAACCTGTCAGACTCTTATCTGGAAAAAGATAGGAAGGGAGACTTTTCGTTCTATCTGCAAAGGGACAGTGGACTCCAATGGAACGTAGATTTACCCCGGAAGCAGGATATTAGCCATAGTGATAGTAACTATCAACCGGCAAAAGCGTCACGCACAATGATCAGACTGATGCAAACACAGAAGGGTGGATGGTTCTCTTCCAGGAAAACGACTGGCTCCTCCCGTGACTTGGGAGAACAAACTGGCCTCCTCACCACCCCTACCAGACCTTCCCCCGCCCCACTTCGGGTTCTTCCCAGCGGCCAGACTCTGCCGGGCGCCGGGAAGCGCGCTGGGCATCACTCGACCGCCCCGGCCCGGGCCTCGCGCGGGGCGCTTACCAGGTTCACCGGGTGCACGTAGCCGTTCTCGTAGCGGTCCTCCTGCAGCAGCTGCCGCAGGTGCGCGATGTAACTGGAAGCCAGCCGGAGCGTGTCCAGCTTCGAAAGCTTGGTATCGGGGGGCACCCAGGGCAGGCTGGTCTTGAGTCTGGAGAAGGCTTTGCTCAGCACGCGCATCCGGGCGCGCTCTCGGGCGTTGGCCGCGTTCCTCTGAGACTGCTTGCACTCGGCCGCCGAACCCTTGGGCGGGAGGGGCTTCTTGCCGCCGCCCCCAGCCACCCGAGGCCGCTTCCTCTTGCAGCCTCCCGCGCCGCCCGCCGCGCCCAGTGCACAGCGCTCCTCCTCGCCGTCG from Bos indicus x Bos taurus breed Angus x Brahman F1 hybrid chromosome 14, Bos_hybrid_MaternalHap_v2.0, whole genome shotgun sequence includes the following:
- the MSC gene encoding musculin — protein: MSTGSVSDPEEMELQGLQRGYPVPVSKRPSLRGAERSYVSPSDNSSAEEDDPDGEEERCALGAAGGAGGCKRKRPRVAGGGGKKPLPPKGSAAECKQSQRNAANARERARMRVLSKAFSRLKTSLPWVPPDTKLSKLDTLRLASSYIAHLRQLLQEDRYENGYVHPVNLTWPFVVSGRPDSDTKEVSAANRLCGTTA